A stretch of Vigna angularis cultivar LongXiaoDou No.4 chromosome 4, ASM1680809v1, whole genome shotgun sequence DNA encodes these proteins:
- the LOC108330346 gene encoding uncharacterized protein LOC108330346: MAPRLPPPPQPNEPDASNNTRLLETVIDRLQQQNNTLMEKNATLMQQNQNALQSLEAARANSEATQRQLMDILVATRGTPGASSSTATPHAEWSLESFLQHHPAKFSGKCLPDELRDMERIYDAKRCPDDNRLAFTEYLLTGEASHWWTSMKAILTDTQSPITWAVFRVKFYEEYFPDSVRFAKEVEFLQLVQGGTSVSEYTNKFKHPVRFNTMATSEEWQCRKFENGLRSDLKVLISSLCIRSFPAMVERAKVLEKNVAEAEQQKKQQLSRGPVLARNTSTVRRPPYVRPTQSSGGSQALVTVGQSGQ, encoded by the coding sequence ATGGCTCCTAGACTTCCTCCTCCCCCACAGCCTAATGAGCCTGACGCGTCCAACAACACTAGGCTGTTGGAAACAGTGATAGATAGGTTACAACAGCAGAATAATACTCTGATGGAAAAGAACGCCACTTTGATGCAGCAGAACCAGAATGCTTTGCAGAGTTTAGAGGCCGCTCGTGCCAACTCTGAAGCGACTCAGAGGCAGTTAATGGACATTCTTGTCGCTACCAGAGGCACGCCAGGAGCGTCCTCTTCCACCGCTACACCACATGCTGAATGGAGTTTGGAAAGCTTCCTTCAACACCATCCTGCAAAATTCAGTGGAAAATGCCTTCCTGATGAGCTGAGAGATATGGAGCGGATCTACGACGCTAAGAGGTGTCCGGATGACAACCGATTAGCCTTTACTGAATACTTGCTGACTGGTGAAGCTAGTCACTGGTGGACGAGCATGAAAGCCATTTTGACAGACACTCAGAGTCCCATTACTTGGGCGGTTTTCAGAGTTAAATTCTATGAAGAGTATTTCCCGGACAGCGTGCGCTTTGCTAAGGAAGTTGAGTTTCTACAGTTGGTACAAGGGGGGACGTCCGTCTCGGAGTATACTAATAAATTCAAGCATCCGGTCCGTTTTAACACCATGGCTACAAGTGAAGAATGGCAATGCAGGAAGTTTGAGAACGGGCTGAGGAGTGACTTGAAGGTATTAATATCCAGCCTGTGCATTAGATCATTCCCTGCTATGGTCGAGAGAGCAAAAGTGTTGGAGAAGAACGTGGCTGAGGCAGAGCAACAGAAGAAACAACAGTTGAGTAGGGGGCCGGTTTTAGCAAGAAATACTTCCACTGTGAGAAGACCCCCTTACGTTCGTCCAACTCAATCCTCTGGTGGATCACAAGCCTTGGTTACTGTCGGCCAATCTGGGCAGTAG
- the LOC128196243 gene encoding uncharacterized protein LOC128196243: protein MSRQKSYADRRRRPLEFAVGDHVFLRLNPITGVGRAVRPKKLSPKFIGPYQILRKIGPVAYELALPPQLSNLHPVFHVSQLRKYIADSSHILELEDVRLHQDRTFEMKPVRVEDVRTKYYKGKAVHLVKIVWDEKTGDTTWEVEDAMKNLCPHLFPGFMQNQTWFPAFSLSESNFDSVNDFSSQE, encoded by the exons ATGAGTAGGCAGAAGTCCTACGCGGATAGACGAAGAAGACCTTTGGAGTTCGCTGTAGGAGACCATGTCTTTCTTAGACTCAACCCGATCACTGGAGTAGGCCgagccgttcgtccaaagaagttGTCTCCTAAATTCATTGGACCGTATCAAATTTTGAGGAAGATCGGACCAGTAGCGTACGAGTTAGCCTTGCCTCCTCAATTGTCCAATCTTCATCCCGTATTTCATGTTTCCCAACTCCGGAAATACATAGCAGATTCCTCGCACATATTGGAGCTCGAGGACGTTCGTCttcatcaagaccgaacgttcgaAATGAAGCCAGTTCGTGTTGAAGACGTCCGCACTAAGTATTACAAGGGAAAAGCCGTTCATTTAGTGAAGATAGTGTGGGATGAAAAGACGGGCGACACTACCTGGGAAGTAGAGGACGCCATGAAGAACTTGTGCCCTCACCTATTTCCTG GTTTCATGCAAAACCAAACCTGGTTTCCTGCATTCTCCTTGTctgaatcaaattttgattctgTAAATGATTTTAGTTCGCAAGAGTGA